GCTGTGGGAAGCCGCCGGTGAAGCGGACCTGATCCTGATCGAGGGCGTGATGGGCCTGTTCGATGGCACGCCGTCCAGCGCCGATCTGGCGCGTCATTTTGGCGTCCCGGTATTGGGTGTGATTGATGGCACCGCAATGGCCCAGACCTTTGGAGCGCTGGCCTTGGGCCTGGCGCGCTATCAGCCGGATCTGCCGTTTGCCGGGGTGCTGGCCAACCGGGTCGGCACCGTGCGCCATGCGCAGTTGCTTGAAGGCAGCCTGACCGAAGGTTTGCGCTGGTACGGCGCATTGTCCCGCGAGACCGGGATCGAGCTGCCGAGCCGGCACTTGGGCCTGGTGCAGGCCAGCGAGCTGAACGATCTGGATGCGCGTCTCGACGCGGCAGCCAATGCTTTGGCCAGCACCTGTGAGGTAGCGCTGCCACCAGCGGTCGAGTTTGCGGCGCCTGCGCCGGTCGTGGTCGAGCCGTTGCTGGCCGGGGTGCGGATTGCCGTGGCACGGGATGAGGCGTTTGCCTTCACCTATGGCGCGAGTCTGGACCTGTTGCGTGCGATGGGCGCCGAGCTGGTGTTTTTCTCGCCGATTCGCGATACCTGTTTGCCAGAGGCAGACAGCCTGTACCTGCCGGGTGGCTACCCTGAGCTGCATCATCTTGAACTGTCGCGCAATACGCCGATGCTCGAGGCGATTCGTGCTCATCACGCAGCCGGTAAGCCGCTGCTGGCCGAATGTGGCGGCATGCTCTACTTGCTGGATGCCTTGACCGATGTTGAGGGGCAGCGTGCCGAACTGGTGGGCTTGCTGGCAGGGGAGGCGACGATGCAAAAGCGTCTGGCCGCTTTAGCCTTGCAGGCCGTGGAAATGCCTGAAGGGCTGCTGCGCGGTCATACCTACCACCACTCGCTGACCAGCACAGAGCTAGAGCCCATTGCACGCGGGCTGAGCCCCAATGGCGGGCGTGGCGCTGAAGCGGTGTATCGCGAGGGGCGGATGACTGCGTCTTACGTGCACTTTTACTTCCCGTCCAACCCCCAGGCCATTGCCGCATTACTGGCGCCTTGCGCCGTGAAGGCGCCATGACCGACAACGCCTTTAGCCCTGAAGAGCGCGCCGCGGTGTACCGCGCCATTGCCGAGCGCCGTGACATGCGGCACTTCAGCGGTGGCAGTGTGGCGCCCGAGCTATTGTCACGGTTGCTGGAAGCGGCGCATCAGGCCCCGAGTGTGGGTTTGATGCAGCCGTGGCGGTTTATCCGCATCACCGACCGTGGGCTGCGTGGCAAGATTCAAGGCCTGGTCGAAGCCGAGCGGGTGCGTACTGCCGAGGCGCTGGGCCAGCGCTCCGATGAGTTCATGACCCTTAAGGTCGAAGGCATCAACGACTGTGCCGAGGTACTGGTGGCGGCATTGATGGATGACCGCGAAAAGCACATTTTTGGCCGACGTACCCTGCCGGAAATGGACATGGCGTCTTTGTCCTGTGCCATTCAGAACCTTTGGCTGGCCGCGCGGGTCGAGGGCCTGGGCATGGGCTGGGTGTCGTTGTTCGAGCCCGTGGCACTGGCGCACTTGCTGGGTTTGCCCGCCGGGGCCAAGCCGCTGGCGGTATTGTGTCTGGGCCCGGTTGAGGCCTTTTATCCGGCACCCATGCTGGTGCTGGAAGGGTGGGCGCAAGCGCGTCCGCTGAGCGAATTGGTGTATGAGAATTATTGGGGAGTAAGTCCATGAGTGTGGCGTTGCTGTGCGTCGCCGGGGTGGCGCTTGATGCGCTGTTTGGTGAGCCCAAGCGCTGGCATCCGCTGGTCGCGTTTGGCCGCATGGCCGAGCGTATCGAGCAGCGTTTCAATTCCGGCGGACGTGGCTGGCGCAGTCATGGTGTGACGGCCTGGGTGCTGGCAGTGTTGCCTCTGACGATCCTTGCAACGGCACTTTCATGGCTGCCGTATATCGGCTGGCTGGTGGAAATTCTGGCGCTGTATTGTGCGCTGGGCATGCGCAGTCTCGGTGAGCACGTGCAGCCGGTTGCCGAGGCGCTGCGTGCCAACGATCTGGAAGAGGCACGGACCCGGGTCGGCTATCTGGTCAGTCGCCAAACCAGCGAGCTGGACTCGACTGAAGTTGCCCGCGCTGCCACTGAATCTGTGTTGGAAAACGGCAGTGATGCGGTCTTTGCCACTATTTTCTGGTTTGTCGTGGCGGGAGCGCCAGGCGTGGTGCTCTATCGTTTGAGTAATACGCTGGATGCGATGTGGGGCTATCGAAACGAGCGCTTTGAGCGTTTCGGCTGGGCCGCTGCCCGTATCGACGATGTTCTTAACTATATTCCTGCAAGGTTGGTGGCGTTGACTTACGCCGTGTTGGGTAAAACCCGACTGGCCTTTAAGTGCTGGCGCAAGCAGGCACCCCAGTGGGACAGCCCCAATGCAGGCCCGGTAATGGCCGCAGGTGCAGGCGCGCTGGGTGTGGAACTGGGTGGCCCGGCGATTTATCACGGCGAGCTGCACGAGCGCCCGCAGTTGGGCGAAGGCGTGCCAGCAGATGCTGACTCGATTGGTCGTGGCTGGCAGTTGGTGCAGCGTGGCGTATGGCTGTGGCTGTTGGTTCTGTGCGCGTGGAGTGAATTCTATGCTTGAGCACGGCGGGCGTTTACGCAAGGCCGCGTTGCACTTCGGTATTGATGAGGCTGACTGGCTGGATTTGTCCACTGGCCTGGCGCCCTGGCCCTTTGATATTCCCCCGATACCCGAGCGTGCCTGGGCTCGTTTGCCTGAAACCGACGATGGTCTTGAGCAAGCAGCCTGTGCCTATTACGGCGCGCTGAGTGTATTGCCGGTGCCGGGCTCGCAGTGCGCGATCCAGCTGCTGCCGCGCCTGCGCCGCAGTGGCAAGGTCGGTGTGCTGTCGCCGTGTTACGCCGAGCATGCACATGCCTGGAGGCACAGCGGGCATATCGTGCGTGAAATCATGGAGCAGGAAGTCGATTTCTACCTCGACACGCTGGACGTGCTGGTGGTGGTCAATCCCAACAACCCTACCGGGTTGAAGCTGTCGCCGGAGCGTTTGCTGGAATGGCATGCGCGGCTGGTGCAGCGCGGTGGCTGGCTGGTGGTGGACGAAGCCTTTATGGACAACACCCCGGAACTTAGCCTGGCCGCGCACACACAGCGTACCGGGCTGATCGTGTTGCGTTCTTTCGGCAAGTTTTTTGGTCTGGCCGGGGTGCGGTTGGGTTTTGTGCTGGCCGAGCAAAAGTTGCTCAAGTTGCTGGCCGAACAAGTCGGGCCATGGGCCGTTAGCGGACCGACGCGCATCGTCGGTCAGGCCTGCCTGCTCGATACCGAAGGTCATGCTCGCCAGCGCGAGCGCAGTGAGCTGGCCAGCGGTCGGCTGGAGCGCTTGCTGGGGCTGCATGATTTGCCGCCACACGGCGGTTGTGCGTTGTTCCAGTGGCTGATCACGCCTCACGCCGACCGTCTTTACGAATTTATGGCGCACCGCGGCATTTTGCTGCGCCTGTTTGCCCACAACAGCAGCGTGCGTTTTGGCCTGCCCGCCGATGAGGCTGACTGGGTGCGACTGGAGCAGGCGTTGGCCGCGTATACCAAGGAAACCACATGAGTACGTTGATGGTGCAAGGCACCACATCCGATGCTGGCAAAAGCACGCTGGTGACGGCCCTGTGCCGCTGGCTGACCCGCCAGGGCGTAGCGGTGGTGCCGTTCAAGCCGCAGAACATGGCGCTCAACAGCGCGGTGACCGCTGAGGGCGGCGAGATCGGTCGCGCCCAGGCGGTGCAGGCTCAGGCGGCCGGGCTTGCTCCGCACACGGACATGAACCCGGTGCTGCTCAAACCCAATAGCGACACCGGCGCCCAGGTGATCATTCATGGTCGCGCCGTGACCAGCATGAATGCGGTGGCGTATCACGACTACAAGGCCATAGCCATGCAGGCGGTTCTGGCCTCACACCAGCGTTTGAGTGCCGCGTATCCGGTGGTCATGGTCGAGGGCGCAGGTTCGCCGGCCGAGATCAATTTGCGGGCCGGAGACATTGCCAACATGGGCTTTGCCGAGGCAGTGGATTGCCCGGTGGTGTTGATTGCCGATATCAATCGTGGCGGTGTGTTTGCGCACCTGGTCGGTACCCTCGAGTTGCTGTCCGAGACCGAACAGGCACGGGTCAAAGGTTTCATCATCAACCGTTTTCGTGGAGATATCGCCTTGCTCCAGCCCGGCCTCGACTGGCTGGAACAGCGCACCGGAAAACCGGTGATCGGCGTGCTGCCCTATGTGATGGACCTGCATCTTGAGGCCGAAGACGGCATCGACCAGCGCCAGACCGACAAGGTTGAACAGGTGCTCAAAGTGGTGGTGCCGGTATTGCCGCGAATCAGCAATCACACCGACTTCGACCCGCTGCGCCTGCACCCGCAGGTTGACCTGCAGTTTGTGGGGCCGGGGCAGCCGATCCCGCCTGCCGACTTGATCATCCTGCCCGGCTCCAAGAGCGTGCGTAGCGATCTGGCGTACTTGCGCGCCAATGGCTGGGACGCGGCCATCAGTCGTCATCTGCG
This genomic stretch from Pseudomonas deceptionensis harbors:
- a CDS encoding cobyrinate a,c-diamide synthase; translated protein: MRASRHCPAVLIAAPASGQGKTTVTAALARLHRNQGRKVRVFKCGPDFLDPMILERASGAPVYQVDLWMVGADESRRLLWEAAGEADLILIEGVMGLFDGTPSSADLARHFGVPVLGVIDGTAMAQTFGALALGLARYQPDLPFAGVLANRVGTVRHAQLLEGSLTEGLRWYGALSRETGIELPSRHLGLVQASELNDLDARLDAAANALASTCEVALPPAVEFAAPAPVVVEPLLAGVRIAVARDEAFAFTYGASLDLLRAMGAELVFFSPIRDTCLPEADSLYLPGGYPELHHLELSRNTPMLEAIRAHHAAGKPLLAECGGMLYLLDALTDVEGQRAELVGLLAGEATMQKRLAALALQAVEMPEGLLRGHTYHHSLTSTELEPIARGLSPNGGRGAEAVYREGRMTASYVHFYFPSNPQAIAALLAPCAVKAP
- the bluB gene encoding 5,6-dimethylbenzimidazole synthase; this translates as MTDNAFSPEERAAVYRAIAERRDMRHFSGGSVAPELLSRLLEAAHQAPSVGLMQPWRFIRITDRGLRGKIQGLVEAERVRTAEALGQRSDEFMTLKVEGINDCAEVLVAALMDDREKHIFGRRTLPEMDMASLSCAIQNLWLAARVEGLGMGWVSLFEPVALAHLLGLPAGAKPLAVLCLGPVEAFYPAPMLVLEGWAQARPLSELVYENYWGVSP
- the cbiB gene encoding adenosylcobinamide-phosphate synthase CbiB, whose amino-acid sequence is MSVALLCVAGVALDALFGEPKRWHPLVAFGRMAERIEQRFNSGGRGWRSHGVTAWVLAVLPLTILATALSWLPYIGWLVEILALYCALGMRSLGEHVQPVAEALRANDLEEARTRVGYLVSRQTSELDSTEVARAATESVLENGSDAVFATIFWFVVAGAPGVVLYRLSNTLDAMWGYRNERFERFGWAAARIDDVLNYIPARLVALTYAVLGKTRLAFKCWRKQAPQWDSPNAGPVMAAGAGALGVELGGPAIYHGELHERPQLGEGVPADADSIGRGWQLVQRGVWLWLLVLCAWSEFYA
- the cobD gene encoding threonine-phosphate decarboxylase CobD, producing the protein MLEHGGRLRKAALHFGIDEADWLDLSTGLAPWPFDIPPIPERAWARLPETDDGLEQAACAYYGALSVLPVPGSQCAIQLLPRLRRSGKVGVLSPCYAEHAHAWRHSGHIVREIMEQEVDFYLDTLDVLVVVNPNNPTGLKLSPERLLEWHARLVQRGGWLVVDEAFMDNTPELSLAAHTQRTGLIVLRSFGKFFGLAGVRLGFVLAEQKLLKLLAEQVGPWAVSGPTRIVGQACLLDTEGHARQRERSELASGRLERLLGLHDLPPHGGCALFQWLITPHADRLYEFMAHRGILLRLFAHNSSVRFGLPADEADWVRLEQALAAYTKETT
- a CDS encoding cobyric acid synthase, translated to MSTLMVQGTTSDAGKSTLVTALCRWLTRQGVAVVPFKPQNMALNSAVTAEGGEIGRAQAVQAQAAGLAPHTDMNPVLLKPNSDTGAQVIIHGRAVTSMNAVAYHDYKAIAMQAVLASHQRLSAAYPVVMVEGAGSPAEINLRAGDIANMGFAEAVDCPVVLIADINRGGVFAHLVGTLELLSETEQARVKGFIINRFRGDIALLQPGLDWLEQRTGKPVIGVLPYVMDLHLEAEDGIDQRQTDKVEQVLKVVVPVLPRISNHTDFDPLRLHPQVDLQFVGPGQPIPPADLIILPGSKSVRSDLAYLRANGWDAAISRHLRYGGKLLGICGGLQMLGEQIHDPLGLEGAPGSSAGLGLLAFSTELAAEKQLRNVRGHLLLESAEVSGYEIHAGVTTGAALEQPAVRLDDGRCDGAQSADGQILGTYLHGLFESPAACSALLRWAGLQDVQEVDYHALRERDIERLADLVENHLDTAYLRELCRI